Proteins encoded together in one Kitasatospora albolonga window:
- a CDS encoding phage tail protein, with amino-acid sequence MSTRNPRPVVTFPIVLRELTVLRVADVTPGMRRVTLGGPQLHAFHRDGLDLPALRTEGFDDHVKFFFAEGDAPPVLPGQNVSSLEWPVDARPLAKDYTPVRFDPEAGEIDFDFVRHEGGVASSWAQRVKPGEVTWIAGPKMSHGHPEGADWLLVIGDETALPAIARWLAEMPAGTRARVFIEVGEESHRQELPTAADAVVTWLSRDGAPAGTTDLLEQAVRSMEWLPGTVYVWAAGEAVTLKGIRRHISADRQVPREQMHFTGYWRRTEPAPGAADTVPEDEEAHERLHELTDLAPGFAIRTAVTLGLFDLVRDGVTGSAELARRTGTDASLLGALLAYLVTLGLLEADGEGGHRLTPVSEELVEDDHSSEEYHLGGAQAAMDLSLSGLLHTLRTGEPGYRTAGGDWVATAMRTDERLAGSARAAVEEEARWVAPGVSKAYDWASVTTLTAGGHGVGTLVNALVKAYPALRVRIAALPSELRVLDEQILDTDVSPNVELIPQTGPVPHGGSTVLVSRLLERLADEDAVLALAEAAGALPPDGTLLLVEQIRPVAGDEDAVLQHLRLACLFGSGLRSQDELGALAVRAGLRVRSCDDIGWDHRLWVLERPAEG; translated from the coding sequence GTGTCCACCCGCAACCCCCGCCCCGTCGTCACGTTCCCCATCGTGCTGAGGGAGCTGACGGTGCTGCGCGTCGCGGACGTCACCCCGGGCATGCGGCGGGTCACCCTCGGCGGTCCGCAGCTGCACGCGTTCCACCGGGACGGGCTGGACCTTCCGGCGCTGCGCACGGAGGGGTTCGACGACCATGTGAAGTTCTTCTTCGCGGAGGGCGACGCGCCTCCGGTGCTGCCGGGGCAGAACGTCAGCAGCCTGGAGTGGCCGGTGGACGCCCGGCCTCTCGCCAAGGACTACACGCCGGTGCGGTTCGACCCGGAGGCCGGGGAGATCGACTTCGACTTCGTCCGGCACGAGGGCGGGGTCGCCTCGTCCTGGGCGCAGCGGGTGAAGCCCGGTGAGGTGACCTGGATCGCCGGGCCGAAGATGTCGCACGGTCACCCGGAGGGCGCGGACTGGCTGCTGGTCATCGGTGACGAGACGGCGCTGCCCGCGATCGCCCGGTGGCTGGCGGAGATGCCAGCGGGCACCCGGGCCCGGGTCTTCATCGAGGTCGGTGAGGAGAGCCACCGCCAGGAGCTGCCGACCGCCGCCGACGCGGTCGTCACCTGGCTGTCGCGCGACGGCGCCCCGGCCGGGACGACGGACCTGCTGGAGCAGGCCGTGCGGTCCATGGAGTGGCTGCCCGGCACGGTCTATGTGTGGGCGGCGGGCGAGGCGGTCACGCTCAAGGGCATCCGCCGCCATATCTCCGCCGACCGCCAAGTGCCGCGCGAGCAGATGCACTTCACCGGCTACTGGCGGCGCACCGAACCCGCCCCGGGGGCGGCCGACACCGTGCCGGAGGACGAGGAGGCGCACGAGCGGCTGCATGAACTCACCGATCTGGCCCCGGGGTTCGCCATCCGGACCGCCGTCACGCTCGGCCTGTTCGATCTCGTACGGGACGGGGTGACCGGCTCCGCCGAGCTGGCCCGGCGCACGGGCACGGACGCGTCGCTGCTGGGCGCGCTGCTGGCGTACCTGGTGACGCTCGGGCTGCTGGAGGCGGACGGGGAAGGCGGCCACCGGCTGACGCCGGTGAGCGAGGAGCTGGTCGAGGACGACCACTCGTCGGAGGAGTACCACCTGGGCGGTGCGCAGGCGGCGATGGACCTCTCCCTGTCGGGTCTGCTGCACACCCTGCGGACCGGCGAGCCCGGCTACCGGACGGCGGGCGGCGACTGGGTGGCCACGGCGATGCGCACCGACGAGCGGCTGGCCGGAAGTGCCCGCGCGGCCGTGGAGGAGGAGGCCCGCTGGGTCGCGCCCGGGGTTTCGAAGGCGTACGACTGGGCCTCGGTCACCACCCTGACGGCGGGCGGCCACGGAGTCGGCACACTGGTGAACGCGCTGGTCAAGGCGTATCCCGCGCTACGCGTCCGGATCGCGGCGCTGCCCTCCGAACTCCGGGTGCTCGACGAGCAGATCCTGGACACCGACGTCTCACCGAACGTCGAACTGATCCCGCAGACCGGGCCGGTGCCGCATGGGGGCAGCACCGTCCTGGTCTCGCGCCTTCTGGAGCGGCTGGCCGACGAGGACGCCGTACTGGCGCTCGCGGAGGCGGCCGGCGCCCTGCCCCCGGACGGGACGCTGCTCCTGGTCGAGCAGATCCGCCCCGTGGCCGGGGACGAGGACGCTGTGCTCCAGCACCTGCGGCTGGCCTGCCTGTTCGGCTCGGGGCTGCGCTCGCAGGACGAGCTGGGTGCCCTGGCCGTACGGGCCGGTCTGCGGGTGCGCAGCTGCGACGACATCGGCTGGGACCACCGGCTGTGGGTGCTGGAGCGCCCGGCGGAGGGGTGA
- a CDS encoding NUDIX hydrolase has translation MATPDFIRTIRATAGHQLLLLPGVTAVVFDDEGQVLLGRRADTGKWSVIGGIAEPGEEPALTAEREVLEETGVHCVAERLVLTQALKPVQYANGDRCQYLDLTFRCRATGGEARVNDDESLEVGWFPLDGLPPLAEFALFRIKQALTEGPAWFRRTSAEG, from the coding sequence ATGGCGACTCCCGACTTCATCCGCACCATCCGCGCCACCGCCGGACACCAGCTGCTCCTGCTGCCCGGGGTGACCGCCGTCGTCTTCGACGACGAGGGGCAGGTGCTGCTGGGGCGGCGCGCGGACACCGGGAAGTGGTCGGTGATCGGCGGCATCGCGGAGCCCGGCGAGGAGCCCGCGCTGACGGCCGAGCGCGAGGTGCTGGAGGAGACCGGGGTGCACTGCGTGGCGGAGCGGCTGGTGCTCACCCAGGCGCTGAAGCCCGTGCAGTACGCCAACGGGGACCGCTGCCAGTACCTCGACCTCACCTTCCGCTGCCGGGCGACCGGCGGCGAGGCCCGGGTGAACGACGACGAGTCGCTGGAGGTGGGCTGGTTCCCGCTGGACGGGCTGCCGCCGCTCGCCGAGTTCGCCCTCTTCCGGATCAAGCAGGCCCTCACGGAGGGACCGGCCTGGTTCCGGCGCACGTCGGCGGAGGGCTGA
- a CDS encoding multidrug ABC transporter ATP-binding protein: MIFSRRPADPAPRLLRHALSRVRGHFLRSVAWAALRQSAFLAMPWLLGRAVDAEVQTGSPGGALLYGGAFLAAACVEYAGMRGWQLWATLADNRAGTWLRTRLLKAILAVDTDTLQRRTGTFGDLTTRATRDVDTVLVWIHGLTTWVVIGLTALVLVPAIGGLDPLLLLVAAATVPVLLVVNRVFPPVFGRRAEHLAAAHGARSSAADELLSALLPLRGVGADHVLVERHHRHSSEVTRSTLRLASVGSVWEAVAFSVPLLAVTAGLLAGGLAVADGRITVGALTTFVLWMGTVSLAVNALIGRLGDFAEARVAADRIARVLELPAPPRPYAELPGRGVLRVDGLTVRRPDRATVGPLTLTAAPGEWVALTGPTGSGKSTLLRAVAQLVPASGTAAYGDVRLDTLDPEQLYALVGFVPEGPLLLHGTVTENLLLPGDRPPAEVAAAAHTAGLDLALAQLPDGLDTEVGERGGALSGGQRQLVALARALLRDCPVLLLDDVTSALDAATEAEVLDRLRAATADRIVLFATHAPAVRARADREITLAAPGARETPPREPGTGESPGAGNTPPRKPGTGKSAPISTPAREQESLHG, encoded by the coding sequence GTGATCTTCTCCCGCCGCCCCGCCGACCCCGCGCCACGGCTCCTGCGCCACGCCCTCTCCCGGGTCCGGGGCCACTTCCTGCGCTCGGTGGCCTGGGCCGCCCTGCGGCAGAGCGCCTTCCTCGCCATGCCCTGGCTGCTGGGCCGGGCCGTCGACGCCGAGGTCCAGACCGGATCGCCCGGCGGTGCCCTGCTGTACGGGGGCGCCTTCCTGGCCGCCGCCTGCGTCGAGTACGCCGGGATGCGCGGCTGGCAGCTGTGGGCCACGCTCGCCGACAACCGGGCCGGGACCTGGCTCCGCACCCGGCTGCTGAAGGCGATCCTCGCCGTCGACACCGACACCCTCCAGCGCCGCACCGGCACCTTCGGCGATCTGACCACCCGCGCCACCCGTGACGTGGACACCGTCCTCGTCTGGATTCACGGCCTGACCACCTGGGTCGTCATCGGCCTCACCGCGCTCGTCCTGGTCCCGGCCATCGGCGGTCTCGACCCGCTCCTCCTGCTGGTCGCCGCCGCCACCGTGCCCGTCCTCCTCGTCGTGAACCGGGTGTTCCCGCCGGTCTTCGGCCGCCGCGCCGAGCACCTCGCGGCAGCGCACGGGGCCCGGAGCTCCGCCGCCGACGAACTCCTCTCCGCCCTCCTGCCGCTGCGGGGCGTCGGCGCCGACCACGTCCTGGTGGAGCGGCACCACCGGCACAGCTCCGAGGTGACCCGCTCCACGCTGCGGCTCGCCTCGGTCGGGTCGGTGTGGGAGGCCGTCGCGTTCTCCGTACCGCTGCTGGCGGTCACCGCCGGACTGCTCGCCGGTGGTCTCGCGGTGGCCGACGGGCGGATCACGGTGGGGGCGCTGACCACCTTCGTCCTCTGGATGGGCACGGTCTCCCTCGCCGTCAACGCCCTGATCGGCCGCCTCGGGGACTTCGCCGAGGCCCGGGTCGCGGCGGACCGGATCGCCCGCGTCCTGGAGCTGCCCGCACCGCCCCGCCCGTACGCCGAGCTCCCCGGGCGGGGCGTCCTGCGGGTGGACGGGCTGACCGTACGGAGACCCGATCGGGCCACCGTCGGGCCGCTGACCCTCACAGCCGCCCCCGGTGAGTGGGTGGCGCTCACCGGCCCCACCGGCTCGGGCAAGAGCACCCTGCTCCGGGCCGTCGCCCAGCTCGTGCCCGCCTCCGGCACCGCCGCCTACGGGGACGTACGGCTGGACACCCTGGACCCGGAACAGCTGTACGCCCTGGTGGGGTTCGTCCCCGAAGGGCCCCTCCTGCTCCACGGCACCGTCACCGAGAACCTCCTCCTCCCCGGTGACCGCCCGCCCGCCGAGGTCGCCGCCGCCGCGCACACCGCCGGACTGGACCTGGCCCTCGCCCAGTTGCCCGACGGCCTGGACACCGAGGTGGGGGAGCGGGGCGGGGCGCTCTCCGGCGGGCAGCGCCAACTGGTCGCCCTGGCCCGGGCGTTGCTGCGCGACTGCCCGGTGCTGCTGCTCGACGACGTGACCTCCGCCCTCGACGCGGCGACCGAGGCCGAGGTGCTGGACCGGCTCCGGGCCGCCACCGCCGACCGGATCGTCCTCTTCGCCACCCACGCCCCCGCCGTCCGCGCCCGCGCCGACCGGGAGATCACCCTCGCGGCGCCGGGCGCGCGGGAGACCCCGCCCCGGGAGCCCGGCACCGGGGAGTCGCCCGGGGCAGGGAACACCCCGCCCCGGAAGCCCGGCACCGGGAAGAGCGCCCCCATCAGCACGCCCGCCCGTGAACAGGAATCCCTCCATGGCTGA
- a CDS encoding multidrug ABC transporter ATP-binding protein gives MADPAPLTDLPDQRAVFRRAAPFLAGHRLALAATVLLNLAGAGAAVGVTAAIGRVVDAAGGGDRPGLLRGVLLLLLLVAGSGVLTWLSRYWLIRTGEHVLAGLRERATAAVGAAPLRFLEAHRSGELLRRLTGEINGLASFAAATLPDLATAATVLLLTAVMLALYSWPLTALLLLAFVPPALLIVCAFHRRAGAVYAEVASAEAAVASGFAESLPAQEQLRTSGSVPRWLERFAGDNARLQKAQSAEVRTELRLNQLALLQAGCVAGLLVISAVMVGRGTLSVGVAVVFVLATRDIFHRFEDLAGAVGDAREAHVRLARLLDLLRATGGERRAATGPELPGRGELTVEDVGFGYREGRNVLDGLTLAVDSGERLVIAGETGSGKSTLGKLLAGLYAPDRGTVRFAGHDLAAVDPVRLRSRIVLVPQDVPLVDGTLAENLAMTAGSPDRAAMERTLGLLGLAEWVDSLPYGLDTAVSSRTLSAGERQLVAVARAALTDPAVLILDEATAGVDHRAAARIEEALSALAADRTLIVIAHRADTLARGRRLLRMPEGRLTAIVRETADRS, from the coding sequence ATGGCTGACCCCGCGCCGCTCACCGATCTCCCCGACCAGCGCGCCGTGTTCCGCCGGGCGGCCCCCTTCCTCGCCGGACACCGCCTCGCCCTCGCCGCCACCGTCCTCCTCAACCTCGCCGGGGCCGGGGCCGCCGTCGGCGTCACCGCGGCTATCGGGCGGGTCGTCGACGCGGCGGGCGGCGGCGACCGGCCGGGGCTGCTGCGCGGGGTGCTGCTCCTGCTGCTGCTCGTCGCGGGCAGCGGGGTCCTCACCTGGCTCTCCCGCTACTGGCTGATCAGGACCGGCGAACACGTCCTCGCCGGACTCCGCGAACGGGCCACCGCCGCCGTGGGCGCGGCTCCGCTGCGCTTCCTGGAGGCCCACCGCAGCGGCGAGTTGCTCCGCAGACTGACGGGCGAGATCAACGGACTGGCCTCCTTCGCCGCCGCCACCCTGCCCGATCTGGCCACCGCCGCCACGGTCCTCCTCCTCACCGCCGTCATGCTCGCCCTGTACTCCTGGCCGCTGACCGCCCTCCTGCTGCTCGCCTTCGTTCCTCCCGCCCTGCTGATCGTGTGCGCGTTCCACCGCCGGGCCGGAGCCGTCTACGCCGAAGTGGCCTCCGCCGAGGCGGCGGTGGCCTCCGGCTTCGCCGAATCGCTGCCCGCGCAGGAGCAGTTGAGGACGAGTGGCTCCGTACCGCGCTGGCTGGAGCGGTTCGCCGGTGACAACGCCCGGCTCCAGAAGGCCCAGAGCGCCGAGGTCCGCACCGAACTGCGCCTGAACCAGCTGGCGTTGCTCCAGGCGGGCTGTGTGGCGGGACTGCTGGTGATCAGCGCGGTCATGGTCGGCCGAGGGACGCTGAGCGTCGGCGTCGCGGTGGTGTTCGTCCTCGCGACCCGGGACATCTTCCACCGCTTCGAAGATCTCGCGGGAGCCGTCGGGGACGCCCGCGAGGCCCACGTACGGCTCGCGCGCCTCCTGGACCTGCTGCGGGCGACCGGCGGGGAGCGGCGTGCGGCCACCGGCCCCGAGCTGCCCGGGCGCGGCGAACTCACCGTCGAGGATGTCGGGTTCGGCTACCGCGAAGGGCGCAACGTCCTCGACGGGCTCACCCTCGCCGTCGACAGCGGCGAACGGCTCGTCATCGCGGGGGAGACCGGCTCCGGCAAGTCCACCCTGGGCAAGCTCCTGGCCGGTCTGTACGCCCCCGACCGGGGCACCGTCCGCTTCGCGGGCCACGACCTCGCCGCGGTGGACCCGGTCCGGCTGCGCTCCAGAATCGTCCTCGTACCCCAGGACGTGCCCCTCGTCGACGGCACGCTCGCGGAGAACCTGGCGATGACGGCGGGGAGTCCGGACCGGGCGGCCATGGAGCGCACCCTCGGGCTGCTCGGCCTGGCGGAGTGGGTGGACTCCCTCCCGTACGGGCTCGACACCGCCGTCTCCAGCCGGACCCTCTCCGCCGGGGAGCGCCAGCTCGTCGCCGTCGCCCGGGCCGCGCTCACCGATCCGGCGGTGCTGATCCTGGACGAGGCGACCGCCGGGGTCGACCACCGGGCCGCCGCCCGCATCGAGGAGGCGCTCTCCGCCCTCGCCGCCGACCGCACCCTCATCGTCATCGCCCACCGCGCCGACACCCTCGCCCGGGGCCGCCGCCTCCTGCGGATGCCCGAAGGCCGCCTCACCGCGATCGTGCGGGAGACGGCCGACAGGTCCTAG
- a CDS encoding HSP18 transcriptional regulator translates to MPTAKQPDPTRHPDPDAVSLLAATAALGAIDDAVQGARAATAERSEGSADDRERALASLQLLREVRERLAGWESGLIEAARAAGASWAELADPLGVASRQAAERRYLRLRPGSLGSTGEQRVRATRDRRAADRTITTWARENAADLRSLAGQVTALTGLPAPGEPPLDELRRALAADDAALLVAPLAAVRPHLPPDQRHLAARIDSLTRRTGELREDSAARRQNT, encoded by the coding sequence GTGCCGACAGCGAAGCAGCCCGACCCGACCCGCCACCCCGATCCCGACGCCGTCTCCCTCCTCGCCGCGACGGCGGCGCTGGGGGCCATCGACGACGCGGTCCAGGGCGCCCGGGCCGCCACGGCGGAGCGGTCCGAGGGTTCGGCGGACGACCGGGAGCGGGCGCTGGCCTCGCTCCAGCTGCTGCGGGAGGTGCGGGAGCGGCTCGCAGGCTGGGAGAGCGGGCTGATCGAGGCCGCCCGTGCGGCGGGCGCCAGCTGGGCCGAGCTGGCGGACCCGCTCGGGGTCGCCAGCCGCCAGGCGGCCGAGCGCCGCTATCTGCGGCTGCGGCCGGGCTCGCTGGGCTCCACCGGGGAGCAGCGGGTCCGGGCCACCCGGGACCGGCGCGCGGCCGACCGGACCATCACCACCTGGGCCCGGGAGAACGCGGCGGACCTGCGCTCGCTGGCCGGGCAGGTCACCGCGCTGACCGGCCTACCCGCCCCCGGGGAACCCCCGCTGGACGAGCTGCGCCGGGCGCTGGCCGCCGACGACGCCGCGCTCCTCGTCGCCCCGCTCGCGGCGGTCCGGCCGCATCTGCCGCCGGACCAGCGCCACCTGGCCGCGCGGATCGACTCGCTGACCCGCCGCACCGGAGAGCTGCGCGAGGACAGCGCGGCCCGCAGGCAGAACACCTGA
- a CDS encoding heat-shock protein Hsp20: MLMRTDPFRELDRITEQILRPGTWSRPSAMPMDAYREGEEYVVAFDLPGVSPDAIDIDVERNMLTVRAERRPAVNTDNVQMELSERPLGVFSRQIVLADTLDTERIDADYDAGVLTLRIPIAERAKPRKISVGGGSSHKQIKG, translated from the coding sequence ATGCTCATGCGTACCGACCCCTTCCGGGAACTCGACCGGATCACCGAGCAGATCCTGCGCCCCGGCACCTGGTCGCGGCCCTCGGCGATGCCGATGGACGCGTACCGCGAGGGCGAGGAGTACGTGGTGGCGTTCGATCTTCCCGGTGTCTCGCCGGACGCGATCGACATCGACGTCGAGCGCAACATGCTGACCGTCCGGGCCGAGCGCCGGCCGGCCGTCAACACGGACAACGTGCAGATGGAGCTCTCCGAGCGTCCGCTCGGCGTGTTCTCCCGGCAGATCGTCCTGGCCGACACCCTGGACACCGAACGCATCGACGCCGACTACGACGCGGGTGTCCTGACCCTGCGCATCCCGATCGCCGAGCGGGCCAAGCCCCGCAAGATCTCCGTCGGCGGGGGCTCCTCGCACAAGCAGATCAAGGGCTGA
- a CDS encoding iron dicitrate ABC transporter ATP-binding protein yields the protein MTHHIEARSITAGYGKVPVIDGLSVAIPAGEITALVGPNACGKSTLLKSVARLLPIASGSVLLEGSDIHAMPTREVARKLGILPQSPIAPESITVGDLVWRGRHPHRRFGQRRTAADDGLITDALLATGTAELIDRPVDELSGGQRQRVWIALALAQDTPALLLDEPTTYLDIAHQFEVMDLLGDLNEKTGKTIVLVSHDLNQAALYAASIVAMRDGRIVHQGPPEHVLTEETVADVFGLNCVVVPHPRTAKPQIFPLGRRTLTLEK from the coding sequence GTGACCCACCACATCGAAGCCCGCTCCATCACCGCCGGGTACGGCAAGGTCCCGGTCATCGACGGTCTGTCGGTCGCGATCCCGGCCGGGGAGATCACGGCGCTGGTCGGCCCGAACGCCTGCGGGAAGTCCACCCTGCTGAAGTCCGTCGCGCGGCTGCTGCCGATCGCCTCGGGCTCGGTGCTCCTGGAGGGCTCCGACATCCACGCGATGCCGACCCGCGAGGTGGCCCGGAAGCTGGGCATCCTGCCGCAGTCCCCCATCGCCCCGGAGTCCATCACCGTCGGCGATCTGGTCTGGCGGGGCCGCCATCCGCACCGCAGGTTCGGCCAGCGGCGGACGGCGGCCGACGACGGGCTGATCACCGACGCGCTGCTCGCCACCGGGACCGCCGAGCTCATCGACCGCCCGGTGGACGAGCTCTCCGGCGGCCAGCGGCAGCGCGTCTGGATCGCTCTGGCGCTCGCCCAGGACACCCCGGCGCTCCTGCTGGACGAGCCCACCACCTACCTGGACATCGCCCACCAGTTCGAGGTCATGGACCTGCTGGGCGATCTCAACGAGAAGACCGGCAAGACCATCGTGCTGGTCTCCCACGACCTCAACCAGGCCGCCCTGTACGCCGCGTCGATCGTCGCCATGCGCGACGGCCGGATCGTGCACCAGGGACCGCCCGAGCATGTGCTCACCGAGGAAACCGTCGCCGACGTGTTCGGTCTGAACTGCGTCGTCGTCCCCCACCCCCGTACCGCGAAGCCCCAGATCTTCCCCCTGGGCCGCCGCACCCTCACGCTGGAGAAGTGA
- a CDS encoding S-adenosyl methyltransferase, whose product MSVDDVEFRRRIRSDVPHSARVWNAWLGGKDNYPVDRELADAVSAAYPQMVDIARASRAFQARAIRHLASLGVRQFLDVGTGLPVANSTHEVAQGITPDARIVYVDNDPIVLAHAHALLTSAPEGRTAYVEADLSETDTVVGEAAKTLDLSEPVAVLLLSTLGHLTPADGIAVVQRYMARMPSGSYLVLCDTVKTPQTLAAQEAYDSGENPPYLVREPEEITACAEGLEIIDPGFLTIALWRPEEEDPVLVDQWGLVARKP is encoded by the coding sequence ATGAGCGTCGACGACGTCGAGTTCCGCCGCAGGATTCGCTCCGACGTCCCGCACTCGGCGAGGGTGTGGAACGCCTGGCTGGGCGGCAAGGACAACTATCCGGTGGACCGTGAACTGGCCGACGCGGTGAGCGCGGCCTACCCCCAGATGGTCGACATCGCCCGTGCCTCCCGCGCCTTCCAGGCCCGCGCGATCCGGCACCTCGCCTCGCTGGGCGTACGCCAGTTCCTGGACGTGGGCACCGGCCTGCCGGTGGCGAACAGCACCCACGAGGTGGCGCAGGGCATCACGCCCGACGCGCGGATCGTCTACGTCGACAACGACCCCATCGTCCTCGCCCACGCGCACGCCCTGCTGACCAGCGCCCCGGAGGGCCGTACGGCCTATGTGGAGGCCGATCTCTCCGAGACGGACACGGTGGTCGGCGAGGCGGCGAAGACGCTCGACCTGTCCGAGCCGGTCGCCGTGCTGCTCCTGTCGACGCTCGGCCATCTGACCCCCGCCGACGGCATCGCGGTGGTTCAGCGGTACATGGCCCGGATGCCGTCCGGGAGTTACCTGGTGCTCTGCGACACGGTGAAGACACCGCAGACGCTGGCCGCGCAGGAGGCGTACGACTCCGGCGAGAACCCGCCGTACCTGGTCCGGGAGCCGGAGGAGATCACCGCCTGCGCCGAGGGCCTGGAGATCATCGACCCCGGCTTCCTGACGATCGCGCTGTGGCGCCCGGAGGAGGAGGACCCGGTCCTGGTCGACCAGTGGGGGCTGGTGGCCCGCAAGCCGTAG
- a CDS encoding short-chain dehydrogenase gives MSSWNLHDMPDLSGRTAVVTGANSGIGAVTALALARSGARTVLACRDPERGRRALEAVRRAAPCSDTRLVRLDLADLASVAEAADTIAKEVDGRLDLLINNAGVMALPPLRTADGFEMQFGTNHLGHFALTLRLLPVLGVTGPARVVTLSSLGHRIGRIDLGNLNAERGYSKWGAYAQSKLANLLFTAELDRRARASGRDLTALAAHPGLAATELGQAGPKLSGRRWAAKLERASRLYTQPASAGALPTLYAATLPAAPGGSYYGPGRLGETRGAPAEARRSARARDLAMARALWEESARLTGLDPDAV, from the coding sequence ATGAGCTCCTGGAACCTGCACGACATGCCCGACCTCTCCGGCAGGACCGCCGTGGTCACCGGCGCCAACAGCGGCATCGGCGCGGTCACCGCGCTCGCCCTGGCCCGCTCCGGCGCCCGTACCGTCCTCGCCTGCCGCGACCCCGAACGAGGACGGCGCGCGCTGGAGGCCGTACGCCGTGCCGCGCCGTGCTCGGACACCCGGCTGGTCCGCCTGGACCTGGCGGATCTGGCCTCGGTCGCCGAGGCGGCCGACACCATCGCCAAGGAGGTCGACGGCCGCCTCGACCTCCTGATCAACAACGCCGGGGTGATGGCCCTGCCGCCCCTGCGCACGGCGGACGGCTTCGAGATGCAGTTCGGCACCAACCACCTCGGCCACTTCGCCCTCACCCTCCGGCTGCTCCCGGTCCTCGGCGTGACGGGACCGGCCCGGGTGGTGACCCTGTCCTCGCTGGGCCACCGGATCGGCCGTATCGACCTCGGCAACCTCAACGCCGAACGCGGGTACAGCAAGTGGGGCGCCTACGCGCAGTCCAAACTCGCCAACCTGCTCTTCACCGCGGAACTCGACCGGCGCGCCCGGGCCTCCGGCCGCGACCTCACCGCGCTCGCCGCCCACCCCGGCCTCGCCGCCACGGAGCTGGGGCAGGCGGGGCCGAAGCTGTCCGGCCGGAGGTGGGCGGCGAAGCTGGAGCGGGCCTCACGGCTGTACACCCAGCCCGCCTCCGCCGGAGCCCTGCCCACGCTGTACGCGGCGACCCTCCCGGCCGCGCCCGGCGGCTCGTACTACGGCCCCGGGCGGCTGGGCGAGACCCGGGGAGCCCCGGCCGAGGCCCGCAGGTCCGCCCGGGCGCGGGACCTGGCCATGGCGCGGGCGCTGTGGGAGGAGTCGGCGCGGCTCACCGGACTGGACCCGGACGCCGTCTGA
- a CDS encoding ABC transporter substrate-binding protein yields the protein MSPSVRRRPLTAALLASATCLGLLTGCGGSSGTGSSDGKDGKAASAADGSFPVSLTNAWGRTEVKEKPVRVATVSDGDTSIALALGLVPVITPDVEDGDPVAEYKQRAIEKLGEKKLKTYDNTDGTDYEAIAAEEPDVILGVNTWEMDTDYAKLTPIAPVVTFADKKDANTLTWQERLKTAAKALGLSEKAEEVIAANERTVKEAAAAHPEFRGKTYTYSVVHPEQITYMSFADQDPGVFEQLGLVKHPRSKNYSADKDSVSLENLDELEADVLLMTYPFGDEGLLSASELESNKLFRSLDVVKNNHFAVVPSENTLASAIAYPDALSAPWVVENLTPILAKAVAGK from the coding sequence ATGTCCCCTTCCGTACGCCGTCGGCCGCTCACCGCCGCCCTGCTCGCCTCCGCCACCTGCCTCGGCCTCCTCACCGGCTGCGGGGGCTCCTCCGGCACCGGCTCGTCCGACGGGAAGGACGGGAAGGCGGCCTCCGCCGCCGACGGCTCCTTCCCCGTCTCCCTGACCAACGCCTGGGGCCGTACGGAGGTCAAGGAGAAGCCCGTCCGGGTGGCCACCGTCTCGGACGGCGACACCTCCATCGCCCTGGCCCTCGGCCTGGTCCCGGTGATCACCCCGGACGTGGAGGACGGTGACCCCGTCGCCGAGTACAAGCAGCGGGCGATCGAGAAGCTGGGCGAGAAGAAGCTCAAGACGTACGACAACACGGACGGCACCGACTACGAGGCGATAGCCGCGGAGGAGCCGGACGTGATCCTCGGGGTCAACACCTGGGAGATGGACACCGACTACGCCAAGCTCACCCCGATCGCCCCGGTCGTCACCTTCGCCGACAAGAAGGACGCCAACACCCTGACCTGGCAGGAGCGGCTCAAGACCGCCGCCAAGGCGCTCGGGCTGAGCGAGAAGGCGGAGGAGGTGATCGCGGCCAACGAGAGGACCGTCAAGGAAGCGGCGGCGGCGCACCCGGAGTTCAGGGGGAAGACGTACACCTACTCCGTCGTCCACCCCGAGCAGATCACCTACATGTCCTTCGCCGACCAGGACCCGGGCGTCTTCGAGCAGTTGGGGCTGGTCAAGCACCCCCGGTCCAAGAACTACTCCGCCGACAAGGACAGCGTCAGCCTGGAGAACCTGGACGAGCTGGAGGCCGATGTCCTGCTGATGACCTACCCGTTCGGGGACGAAGGGCTGCTCTCCGCATCGGAGCTGGAGAGCAACAAGCTGTTCCGGTCGCTGGACGTGGTGAAGAACAACCACTTCGCGGTGGTGCCCTCGGAGAACACCCTCGCCTCCGCCATCGCCTACCCGGACGCGCTGAGCGCGCCGTGGGTGGTGGAGAACCTGACGCCGATCCTGGCGAAGGCGGTCGCCGGTAAGTGA